The Balearica regulorum gibbericeps isolate bBalReg1 chromosome 5, bBalReg1.pri, whole genome shotgun sequence genomic interval aaaaggaaaagggatgaTCATTGCAGGGCTATTCTACAGACATGAAACTAGGATTTCACAAGGCAGACAGTTACGATAATAATTTTATCAGCTATTTCCCATTATGTATTTTGTCTCTCTCCTGTccaatatttattaaaatatctctctcttgatttccctttcttttggGGCATGTGAGTGGGTAAACTCTCCCATGACAGCATAGACCAAATCTTCTTGGAAATAACactgcccccccaaaaaatactcaccaaaaaaaattactttggcaAATTAACAACAAAACTTTAAGGTATTAAAAAACCACCATGTTATTTCCTGATTTGAGACTTCCATACTCAAGTTGCATGTCTAGACTTCTTAAGCAGAGAACTTGTTCTCAATGAAAAGGCATGTTACTGTGCAAAAGACCTGATCTTTGTCAAAAGATCAACtgacttcaggaaaaatataCAGGTCttatttctaacaaaaataagctttagtaaaaccttttttttaatccctgttCCCAACCCTGAGAAAATAGCAGCTTTTCCGATTCATCAGTCATAGCATGGATCTTTTAAATGTGCTAAGCAAGATAATTAATaccataaatatttctgtgtaaaattaacttttagaagttctctaatgaaaaaatattgaaacaaaagCACTGTTAAACATTAGATTTAGTTAAACAGCACctgaaaaaggtaaataatttctaaattccTAAATTTTGGCAGTGAGATTATGATTTTGCCAGAGGTATTTTTAGTTCAATAGCTCTGCCCAATATGCTTACTCTCCACGATACAGCAGTCACCAAATACTGCATACAGTGAGCACTAATCTAGGCACAAAGACAATTTTCTATACTCCTCCTATATCGTAATAAAAAAGGACCAGTAGGCACCATATTAGAGACAACAAGAACCAGCACAAAAGTTTTGTTAGTTAATCCTAGCAAAAAGCTCATTGTTTCACATACCACTCTTCCATGTCAGTAGTTAAAACACAAGCCCAACACCATAAAGCTGAAATCCTCAGTTTTCatataaatctcttttttttataattggTTGCTGCACTAACGTTGAGCTATCTAGCATGGGTTTCACCACGTGCTTCTTGCCAAAGACAACTTTTCTTCATACTCTAACAGAAGTTAACGCCAAACCTCCAGCTAATCCTTACGTACTTtggcaggaaaatattttaactctgAGAATCCCAAACTTGCCTTGCGTTGCTAATAGCAAGAAGCATTTATCTGCAATATTGctttaattacagtaatttaatCACTAAAATGTGTGTTGCAAAAGATCAGCTGAAGCCCTCTTAATAAAAGACAAGGTAAACATGAAAACATGTATTCTAGCATGGCACAGTATCCAATTCTTGATTTCAAAACTAGAAATATTACTCTAAAAATCATAAACCCATGAAAATGTAGATTTAAATTATACTCAAGATTAACCCTCCTGACTGTAGGTACCAGGGAACCAGCTAAGCAGTACTCGGACTTCAGCCAGCTGTGAGTCTTGAGTACAATGCACTTAGAAACAaccttttaaaatcaactttgaaaactaaaaaagTGTCCAAACCTATTTATCAAACCCCTTTATGGATAGGCTGCTCACTCTAGTAAGTCCTCTCTGTTGAAGAGGGgctccccttctttttttcctctcacttccATCCCACCAGAACTGCCATCATCATTTATTTATCAAAGGAGAAATTCAGCCACTTCTCTACCTCCCACACACTTCACTACTACTTATAATACAAAGGAAATTTTCTGCCTGCTTCATTTGCAGTCAGCCCTACGGTCATGGAGGGCAGAGCCAATATTTTTGAGACTATTAAAGTACTTCATAAAACCACATACCATGAACAACATTCATTTTGTAGGCTTAATAAAGTATTTGTAATCTCTAATTCATGGCTACCTCATCATAAACTATGTAACATATGAATAATGCAGATGATGGTCCCTAACATGCTCTCTCTTTCGTCCCCTCATGCCTTCTGCCATTTGTACAGTTCCAGCTTGTTACACTAAGTTTTAAACTACAGAGGCTCAAGAAGCCATATGGctccaaatatgcattttcagAGTGCTAAATTTGAacagatgaaaactgaaagtACAGATTTTGATGTTTCCTGTACTcctcaggagaaggaaaaataaaataaaaatcactgcataTTCCAGTCTGAAGTAGACAGTACTTTGCTAAGTCAACCATTGAATTTACACAAGAACAGCTGAACAAAAATGTAAGCTGATCTCTCACTTGTCACATGTTTACAATAGTCTTATTAAAACTGCGATCAACACACATGGGCTATACAGTTCCTGACACTATTTCAGTAATAGTTTCAACATAAAATTTCATATAGTTTTGAAATTATAATGAGAGCAAACAAGTTTGAACATAGAAAAATAGATGTCAAACCTGAACTATTTTACATCATGTTCTAAAACAAGTCAAAGTAAGGTATCTGCAAATTCATTCAGGTGATAGTGgatttttcttgttgaaattttcagattaatttaaatgaaaaggcatATTACAATCATCTTGGTATaaaggaaaattgaaagaatGTAATTCACAATCTTATTTGGAAGCAACAAATGTTGTCTGCAAACAAGGTTACAAGGCATAATGTTTTAAAGCactgtttttcagatttaatgTAACAACACAGCTGGAAACTCCagtcacaaaaaaagaaaaaattaaaaaaaatcagaccttGAATAATAAAACTATTGACTATAGgtcacagaacaaaaatagtGAAACTTTTTCAGATTTAATAACTTTTAACAATGACATGTCAAATAATTATCACTGGTCAGTTAATTTACTATATTGCTTACAAGACCTGTGTAGTTaggatttgttttcagaagtacttCAAATAATGTCttccataaaaaaaatgaaagatactCATACTAATCTTATTCCTACTTTTACAAATGtattaacaaaataattcttccaTAACAAGACAAGAAAtctgcagaatttatttcaagattaagctctgcctttgcctttgcaGAAATTTATTCTGGATATTTGCTGTTCTTGATATGCTGgggaagataaaaattaaacaactaTACTATataagagggggaaaaatacagTTAGGCACTCAACATATCTCAAGTGTTTACAAAGATAAGACTCTAAATTAGATGGGTAAATTTTTAATACTTATAAATTCCATAGTAAAGATAAATAATAAGGGTATTAATTGTAACTAGATGCAATAGCTATAGGTTTCCAGATCAGGCAGGCTTCCTGCTGTACAGGGAATTACTGAATTAAGACAAGGGTCAAAAATAACTTGCAATTACTTAATGCAGTAACAGTAATAATAGATAAATCAATAATAATTgataagtaatttaaaaaatatttctaacaaGCTTGTTAACACATGAGGACATGGTGAGAAGAATGAAAAGCCAAGGAGCACTGGGGATGGGCCTTGTATCAATGCATAAACTGCATAACAGTTGCAGCTTTAGGGTTATTGCACACACATGAAGAGGTTCCTCCCGTCTGAGGTCTAAGAAGGCTTCCTCCTGCAAGATCCTTATCCTCTAGGAATGTTCACTGCCCTTTCATGTCCtgaagttttcttcattttctctctgttgctcCATATCTCCAAACTCATCAAGTTAAACtaaagacaaaattaatctATAATATGGCCTGCAAGGCTGCTGCTTTTAGACACTGTTGTGTACCAACACACAATAACATTTTACACTAGACCTTCGTATTACAGTGTTAAAGATTCTAATTGAGATAAGCATCTACTTGTAGTTCCCACTTGGCAATTTTTGAAAAAGACACAGAGATGAATGAGCACACATCTCAGCTGCAGAGGTGTAACttggcaaagcagaaaaagctgaGGCAAAGTTGCCTATGAAATACTCTGTGCCTAGTTCCTCCAAGTTTGTGAACACTGGTAAGGAAACAAATAATCAAACATAGAAAGCATGTTGATATAGGGGAGAATTCCCTCTAAAGAATGCATTTAATCTGAGAGATACTTTGTGtaataacagaagaaaggacTAGGTGCTTTTTCACAAGAGaaacttttacagaaaaaagttccatattggacaaaaaaaaaaaagcacatcatAACCTAACAAATATTGGCATACAACATGCACTAGAAAGCTTTGAAGCACAGTGTGCACATGCAACTCCACATCAACTTGGCTAAAAAGTCCTATGACTCTGAAGCcagtctgctttctttttctctcctcctctccacatttttttcatatacttCCTTACCCGAAAAATAATAACAGTGCACTTGTTAACAGGATATGTAATGCCGTACAATAAGTTTTTCAGACCATTTAGAAACATGACAATAACATAAAATAGGACAAAGGGTATATCACAAGTTAGACTATGCTAGACTGATTCAACCTTCTCCATTGAAAACATGTATTCTTTTCCAGAAGCAACGAAACTACAATGATCGGTTGGTTTTACCAATCTGGACTTTAGTAAGGCATTTGATGGCTGCATATAGGAATCTACTGTGACAACTGGAGTAACAGAAAAAGGATGgtttcaacaacaaaaaggacAAAGTCATAGACCAATGGAAAAATCATGCACTGGAACGTGCATGTACTATAACCTGTACTATGCAGAATGAATGTGCATGTACTATAATATACATGTACTATGTGTACATACTATAATATGCATGTACTATAAGCTACCTGTACTATACAGTGGGATGTCATTAGCTGGAAATTTATGCTTCTGAAGAGCAACAAGTAGAACAATTCTGAGTATTTACTTTAATAACACGTGTTCacaatagatttaaaaaaaattggtacATATGTGTTAGCAGATCAGTCAAACAACGACTTAATTTCAGGGTTGTAAAAAAGCACTGttgtttttcctaatgtttGCCAAAactcccttcctcccagctctTGCCTTCCTCTATTCAGTTTTTTTACCTGAATCCTATAATCAGTCTACACCCATCTCCTGCCTCCCTACATATGTCCTAGTGCCCATACCTTTATATGATTTCATCTTGTAAGTTGGGAGACTGGGGTCTGAAAGCATCAGGACAGAATGAGCATCCTTCAGCAAGGTCACGTCTCTTTCTTGAAACACATTATCTTccaatgcccccccccccaactattttttttttaattctaaatgtaaaaatctGCATAGGCAAATTCTGTCTCTAGATGAAACCTGCTTTGCATAACTGAAAACCAAAGTGCAAAACCCAGAAACGACTGTGCATAGGAGCTTTCTGCAATACCATACAAGAAACCCACCCAGCAACACCACATCTCAAACTCCTCAAACCAACAAAGATGAAAGGAATATCAAGAATGTTACATCCTATTTGggcttttaaaagcaacagcattACTACAaagccagtttaaaaaaaaaaaaaaaaaaagagagagagatcaaGTTGTAATCTTTGACAGAGACAAGAACCTCAGACTTCAAAGGCTGAGTTTTTCCAAATTCATTTTGTTcataaaatttctgtatttcagaatcaCTATAATTATAGCAAGAATAGTTACATGTGTATCTTATGTTCTCTTTACATACAGCTGAACAATTTAGAAAAAGTATCAGTAAGAGCTttaagaaatattcagaaaggagtacaaaagttttatttatccCTTTCACATTCAAGGGGTCAcaattctcaaaaaaaccagcaagtaATCTGTAAATAGTGGTGCACTAGCATCCCTTGCAAGGACTAAATAACATTCAACAAGGAAAAGACCATTCGAATAATTCCTGAGTTTTTGTAATTAAAGACTTCTAGCTGATCATCTAAACCAACACAGGAAAACATGGTGAATAAGTTCCAAAACTAAAGAAACCTGCATGCctcttgcaaaaaaatcaacagttaaaaaacccaaaggagtGTATTATAAACTAGAATGACTCATCAAACGAATTGGAACCACTCTCACTTCAACGTAATGCAAGTCAACACACATATAAGTCACTACTTATCAAAAGCACTAAGCACTCAACATTCTTAGATATCTTGAATGCTTGCAAACATTTTAGCTATCAAGTTAAACTTGTTTTCTCCATCATTACAATAATTTGTACTTCTACTATTAAAAGTTTTCTCCAATTTGAAAGTATCAGCCCTGGACCACAACTagcaagttaaaaaacaaacaaacacacactaATAAAACCAAGAGGTAAgttaaagaaaacttgaaagacGTCTCTTGTAATCTTCAAGAGTCTTAACCACTAGAAAAATTTAGAACAGCCTGAAGCTTCTGACTCCGTCTGCCTCTCAACAGGCTAAAGCCAAAAGTAAAGGCTTTGGTAAAGATATCAGGGCATTTCCTGACGCAGTGCCAGGAAGAGTAGATCCCACTACAGTAGGTCTATACAGTTCAAACATAAATATCCAACTCGGAGGAACCTTCTGTCAACTGAACACAGCTGAGACATTAGGAGGATTATGaatactgtatttcaatttCTATGTAGCAAGATTATTTCAATCAAAATTATCTAAATTATTGTTTTTAGTAACATTTAAGCTTCCCCAAAAGAATaacttcaaagtatttttaaccGAATTATTTTATACCCACAAGACATCATTATCTATGCTTATGAGTAAGCCTTAAGAAAATGTAGTGCCCTTTAAATCAGTCATGTGTAATTCAAATCACAGCTGCATACTAGGGAGTACAATTCAGAATTTAATCTATTAGTAAAATTTAACTCTGGTCTACTTGAACAAAGGTTATTTCTAAACGCTATTCAAGTACTGTCAGATTTAAGctaaaaggaatgtttttaaaatgatacaaaaGACAATATTAAAAAGGTCAAGTTATTTtgagacaagaaagaaaatctaactGACCAGGAATACGCCTGATTTAATGTTAAACAAAAACTATATGCGAGACAATGATCTAGcttaaaaattgaaatctaTACTAAAAGAGTATGCATCCAGTACCTGTACCATAACACTACCTTGATATAGTAAGTTTTAAAACAGTAAGTCAAAAAATAAGtagctataaagaaaaaaaaacaaaataaaacacagacatttttcaAGCAGAATATCACATTATTATTTAGAAACCCACACTGGGCAGGCATTTTGCTCCCTTTGGGGGTTTTCTTAATAGAGAATTGTACAGGTAGCACAGCTTTCAACATGATTACTTGCTTGCCCACACCAGGAAAATGCAGCAGTCTGTAAAAACACTATACAGTTTCCTTTTCGTGCTCTTGTTTTAGAGTTCCAGGTAGACAACcgagaattaaaaagaaaccaccCCTTTTGTTCACCAGCCCTAAACTTCATTCCAACAGCCGGAACTGCAAGAACTGAAAGAACCAGTTCTACCCAAGTACTtataaagcagcttttttttgtttgtttttaaaaaacaaaaaatgttatgATTAACAAGGAAGGATCTGTGGACCAAATTCTGCCTTCACTTACTCATAGGAAAGGGAGACTGCACATGTACAGAGGTGAAAAGAACTGAAACTTACTGAACAACTGATTAAGTAGACAAACCATCTCATTCCCTCAGGTTTGCTAGTTCCGAGCAAGTTAAGTAGAAACTTGTACAAGAATCAAACAATGCTAcatcaaaattttaaatcacCTCTTTCAAAACAGGGTGACACTCTTGCATATTTTGACTCTTCCCTTCTTACAATGCACCAGAAGTTGTAAGTAGAATTTAAATCAATTGCCTTACCTTCTTATCTTCTTTtactttgtgggttttctttttcatttttttatcatcCAATTCTTGATCCGATGTAATAGCAGGGTTATCTATGCCACCCTTCCATGTTTCAACAGGTGAAAGAAGTGGGTCTTCTTCACTTCCACgatgtcttccttttcttttagttttagAGGTGGTGAAAGCCTCATCATCACTTGCATCCGAATGTGTTCTCCTATAATAAGACTTAGCTTTGCTGAACAGAGTCTTAGacttatatttgtattttgaaggCCTTCTTTCCCCATGACTTTTGGACATTCTGTCAGAAAACCCATTTTCTTCCTCGCCTTGGGTATTTATAACAATTGAGTTTCGAACTTTAATAATACGATTCTGACTATCATCTGGAACTGCGTAGATATCATCTGCAAAGCCTTTATGTTTGTAAATAGTGTCAATAGGTTCAGCATAGTTGTCAGATTGGTCTATATCTTCTGGTGGTGCTGCAGGCACTCGAGAAGGTTGTTTCCTGGGGTTTTTGCCAATACCTGCCTCAATCGTTTTCAGGAGGTTAGGATCCAGCTTTTTCACATTTGTTCGTGGAACTAGTGGTTTCGGTTTTATTGGAGGAGGCACTTTATGGTTGCGTTCATGGTCATGACAATTGAGTGGTGTACTGTGAATAGGATACTCATTTCCTTCCAAATCCAATCGGTACTTTGAACGGTCACTAGGTGCTGGGAGTAACCTTACATCATCACCAATTGGACTGTAAGGCGGTGGTCCTTCAGTATCATCCTCTGAATCTGGATAATTATAGTCAAGGGAACTTCCTCTGGGAGATCTGGGAAAAACATCTTCACTTGTATGAGTTGTTTCCCTTGTGCTGTCTGACATGTAGGAACTTTCAatcatgttctttttctctaaTACATCACTGAAGAACAATGTGAAAACCTCAGTTTGACGATGATATTGAGATAATGAATATAAAGCAGTAAACTTAGCAGTAATCTCTGTTGCTATGTGTTCTCCTTCAGTCATGAGTTCCTTGATCGCTTCATTCTCAAAGAAGTCTGCCTGGCTATCAGTAACAGCCACTAACTGGACAGGAATTGTATCctgaacttcagaaagaaatgccCGAAGCATTCCCATGGATGCCTTCCGCTTCGCAGAATAGACCAGTATATATCCGTGAACAAGTTCATCTTTCCTGACACCAATTGATGAATGATATGATAATATAGTTATCTGTATTCGACGTCTCTTTTCACCTATTATTTTATCAAGCATCAAAGAATTATTCTGGCCAGCCTGAGCAGCACTACAGGAGTGAGAGTCAAGGAAGGGTGAAAGAATAAGATCCACACTAAATGGATCACCACACATGGCACACATGACGATTCTTAAGTCAGCTTCTGACAGATCTTTAATGGTGGGAACTGGACTTACAACATCAAAATTGTGTTTAACTGCTTCCAGTACTCCCCTCAGAGCTTGTTTTATTTGGGTCTCATTAAATTTGCGTGGATATGTACCAGCAGGCACATCTACAAAAGGACATTGTAATTTGTTGGCCAATTGCTGTCCCTGATGTCTCAGAATAGGTAAATTCTTGCTAACACTATCCCTCTGGTTAGCCAGTATTAACGTAAATGGAAGATTAGCCATGTACTTGTCTCTCCTTATCTGAGATGCTTCAGCCCTTATTTTTGCAATGCACTCCCCAATAAAACTCAGCGATTCAATAGAGttaaacacacagaaacaaCCGTGTGGTTTAAAGGTTGAGGTCCACAATTGAGTCAACAGGTATGGGGATTTTGCATCAACTGGCCTCAGATCTAGTTcatatatttttccatctaaTGCATATTCATCATCAGTGGACTGTGTCCGAATTTCATTTGCCAATTCTTGCGCAAGGCCATCTTTTCCCAAAATGAAAAGATTGACTTTATCAATGTTGGCACTATCATGGTATAAATTTGAGCGGCCATGGTCTAGTTGCAGAAGACTGTTGGCAAGTAACTGCTCTACTTTAATGTCCGTGCAATTTTGGCCACTGAGACAAGTTTCTTTAGTTGGGTGATAAACAAATCCTATGTGTTTAAGCAGTAGAGATTCTCTATCAGGTGCAAGTTTCTGTAAAGCTTTGTATCGAGGTTCTTCACTCAGAACTGCATGGATTTCACTCATTTTATCTGAACTTGGTGTTGCATTAAGATCCAGGTCATAAAACAGCTCTGAATGttcaaaaagcatttcctgaaaCTCCTCTTTGGCTTTTTCAACAATCTCCCTCTGATGCCTACCATACACCTCCTTACTATCTGCATCAGTGATGTATTTGAATGCTTCATCCTCCACTACAAAACATAGAACTTCTTCCCATGGCTGTCCGGGTGAAATGAACTGGATTTTCTCAAGAGTTTTTTTGAatttctccttcatttccaCCCTCCTTTTTTCAGATATAAGATGCTGCACATGATTTTGATAAACTTTTTCTGCCTCTAGAGTAGTCAGAAGGTCAAATGGAATCCTTCTGTCATTCACTTTATCTATATGGTCAGTTTCATCCCAGGGTGTCTTTTCCAGCACTACAAAACAGGACTGGAAGTCAGGCCTTTTCTCCATTAACTTCAAGGCTTCTGACCAGCTCAAGTGTTCAATTTCATCAAGATTTGACAGAAGAGTATTAAGAGCTCTTGGCAATGCGTTAAtgtattcttcttttctttttctaatgtgCTCCTGTTTAAGCTGCTCTATGTGTTTTGCAAACGtatttttggccttttttgtTCCTTCCAAATTTATGTACTCCTCATAATCAGGGTGGTTTTTCAGTTTATTACTA includes:
- the ARHGAP5 gene encoding rho GTPase-activating protein 5, which produces MMAKNKEPRPPSYAVSVVGLSGTEKDKGNCGVGKSCLCNRFVRSKADEYYPEHTSVLSTIDFGGRVVNNDHFLYWGDVTQSGEDGIECRIHVIEQTEFIDDQTFLPHRSTNLQPYIKRAAASKLQSAEKLMYICTDQLGLEQDFEQKQMPEGKLSIDGFLLCIDVSQGCNRKFDDQLKFVNNLYIQLSKSKKPIIIAATKCDECVDHYLREVQAFASNKKNLVVVETSARFNVNVETCFTALVQMMDKTRGKPKIIPYLDAYKTQRQLVVTATDKFEKLVQTVRDYHATWKTVSNKLKNHPDYEEYINLEGTKKAKNTFAKHIEQLKQEHIRKRKEEYINALPRALNTLLSNLDEIEHLSWSEALKLMEKRPDFQSCFVVLEKTPWDETDHIDKVNDRRIPFDLLTTLEAEKVYQNHVQHLISEKRRVEMKEKFKKTLEKIQFISPGQPWEEVLCFVVEDEAFKYITDADSKEVYGRHQREIVEKAKEEFQEMLFEHSELFYDLDLNATPSSDKMSEIHAVLSEEPRYKALQKLAPDRESLLLKHIGFVYHPTKETCLSGQNCTDIKVEQLLANSLLQLDHGRSNLYHDSANIDKVNLFILGKDGLAQELANEIRTQSTDDEYALDGKIYELDLRPVDAKSPYLLTQLWTSTFKPHGCFCVFNSIESLSFIGECIAKIRAEASQIRRDKYMANLPFTLILANQRDSVSKNLPILRHQGQQLANKLQCPFVDVPAGTYPRKFNETQIKQALRGVLEAVKHNFDVVSPVPTIKDLSEADLRIVMCAMCGDPFSVDLILSPFLDSHSCSAAQAGQNNSLMLDKIIGEKRRRIQITILSYHSSIGVRKDELVHGYILVYSAKRKASMGMLRAFLSEVQDTIPVQLVAVTDSQADFFENEAIKELMTEGEHIATEITAKFTALYSLSQYHRQTEVFTLFFSDVLEKKNMIESSYMSDSTRETTHTSEDVFPRSPRGSSLDYNYPDSEDDTEGPPPYSPIGDDVRLLPAPSDRSKYRLDLEGNEYPIHSTPLNCHDHERNHKVPPPIKPKPLVPRTNVKKLDPNLLKTIEAGIGKNPRKQPSRVPAAPPEDIDQSDNYAEPIDTIYKHKGFADDIYAVPDDSQNRIIKVRNSIVINTQGEEENGFSDRMSKSHGERRPSKYKYKSKTLFSKAKSYYRRTHSDASDDEAFTTSKTKRKGRHRGSEEDPLLSPVETWKGGIDNPAITSDQELDDKKMKKKTHKVKEDKKPKKKTKTFNPPIRRNWESNYFGMPLQDLVTPEKPIPLFVEKCVQFIEDTGLCTEGLYRVSGNKTDQDNIQKQFDQDHNISLESMGVTVNAVAGALKAFFADLPDPLIPYSLHQELLETSKIMDKTERLHELKEIVKKFHPVNYDVFKYVITHLNRVSQQHKTNFMTADNLSICFWPTLMRPDFENREFLSTTKIHQSVIETFIQQCQFFFYNGEIVEAPNPVACQPPPSNTVQMVEPMVPLQLPPPLQPQLIQSQLPADPLGII